One Serinus canaria isolate serCan28SL12 chromosome Z, serCan2020, whole genome shotgun sequence DNA window includes the following coding sequences:
- the IL7R gene encoding interleukin-7 receptor subunit alpha isoform X2, translating to MTQPTTVLSIFAMFLHTTFGESGCTSADGDGTLGDDEPDNFDIDCFSQLEIKDSFSSLTCNFTELSPYNTNYTLSLCTKEDNNYACSNMKKQEDVFFLQFIDILSNRDVCMYSETKRRVCRSLVVTDIVKPEVPFAINITYEREANEYLIRYCTPHSRKKYLKDKLVHQVAYRQKEGTWKTIESPYLQIKLLGKNLENEASYEVKVRSQPNGDYFKGTWSEWSTSTSFKTAREQHSSESYSSVVMVILSILGFMLSVVMIALIAVFWENRIKPAVWPNLPDHKKTLEQLCKKPKNPSTAPETSLPEKFRGGSDLKTIPATADRNNLNLPVSYEGVWPAEALHRLLGPSQFAVTEGSCSSSTYEVCHGNRVPLHNDGFNISSTCPLDPSRQPHQEPLNEDTRSQMLPHSDIRSPNNEEAYVTMSNFYKIQ from the exons ATGACACAGCCCACCACCGTGCTGAGCATTTTCGCCATGTTCCTCCACACCACTTTTGGGGAAAGTGGTTGCACCTCAGCAGACGGTGATG GGACTCTCGGGGATGATGAACCAGACAATTTTGACATTGATTGCTTCAGCCAGCTGGAAATTAAGGACTCCTTCAGCAGCCTGACCTGCAATTTCACCGAGCTGTCTCCTTACAACACTAACTACACCCTGTCTCTGTG TACCAAGGAAGACAACAATTATGCCTGCTCCAACATGAAGAAGCAGGAAGATGTATTCTTCTTACAGTTCATTGATATACTCTCAAACAGAGATGTTTGCATGTACTCTGAGACGAAGAGAAGGGTCTGCAGGAGTCTGGTTGTAACTGACATTG TTAAGCCCGAGGTGCCATTCGCTATAAACATCACATATGAAAGGGAGGCAAATGAATATCTTATTCGTTACTGTACACCACACTCAAGGAAGAAATACTTAAAGGACAAATTAGTGCACCAAGTAGCCTATCGGCAGAAAGAAGGTACTTGGAAG aCAATAGAGTCACCATACCTTCAGATAAAATTGCTGGGGAAAAACCTTGAAAATGAAGCATCGTATGAAGTGAAAGTACGTTCTCAGCCCAATGGAGATTATTTTAAGGGCACATGGAGTGAATGGAGCACTTCCACGAGCTTCAAAACAGCAAGAGAGCAGCACTCCTCAGAAAGCT aCAGCAGTGTGGTCATGGTTATACTCTCCATCCTGGGATTCATGCTGTCCGTTGTTATGATTGCACTGATCGCAGTTTTTTGGGAAAACAG GATCAAGCCTGCTGTATGGCCAAACCTTCCTGACCATAAAAAAACGCTGGAGCAACTATGCAAGAAGCCAAAAAAC CCATCAACTGCTCCAGAGACAAGCCTTCCAGAAAAATTCAGGGGTGGATCAGACCTGAAGACAATCCCTGCGACAGCAGACAGAAACAACCTAAACCTGCCGGTGTCTTACGAAGGAGTCTGGCCAGCTGAAGCCCTGCACAGGCTCCTGGGCCCCAGCCAGTTTGCAGTCACcgagggcagctgcagctccagcacctaTGAGGTTTGCCACGGCAACAGGGTGCCCCTGCACAACGATGGTTTCAACATTTCCTCCACTTGTCCCCTGGATCCTTCCAGACAGCCCCATCAAGAGCCCCTCAACGAGGACACCCGATCCCAGATGCTGCCTCACAGTGACATAAGATCACCAAACAATGAGGAAGCCTATGTCACAATGTCCAACTTCTACAAAATTCAGTAA
- the IL7R gene encoding interleukin-7 receptor subunit alpha isoform X1, translating into MTQPTTVLSIFAMFLHTTFGESGCTSADGDGTLGDDEPDNFDIDCFSQLEIKDSFSSLTCNFTELSPYNTNYTLSLCTKEDNNYACSNMKKQEDVFFLQFIDILSNRDVCMYSETKRRVCRSLVVTDIVKPEVPFAINITYEREANEYLIRYCTPHSRKKYLKDKLVHQVAYRQKEGTWKTIESPYLQIKLLGKNLENEASYEVKVRSQPNGDYFKGTWSEWSTSTSFKTAREQHSSESYSSVVMVILSILGFMLSVVMIALIAVFWENRIKPAVWPNLPDHKKTLEQLCKKPKNNFDISFNPESFGYVHIHKVDGLWAKAELENFLQPSTAPETSLPEKFRGGSDLKTIPATADRNNLNLPVSYEGVWPAEALHRLLGPSQFAVTEGSCSSSTYEVCHGNRVPLHNDGFNISSTCPLDPSRQPHQEPLNEDTRSQMLPHSDIRSPNNEEAYVTMSNFYKIQ; encoded by the exons ATGACACAGCCCACCACCGTGCTGAGCATTTTCGCCATGTTCCTCCACACCACTTTTGGGGAAAGTGGTTGCACCTCAGCAGACGGTGATG GGACTCTCGGGGATGATGAACCAGACAATTTTGACATTGATTGCTTCAGCCAGCTGGAAATTAAGGACTCCTTCAGCAGCCTGACCTGCAATTTCACCGAGCTGTCTCCTTACAACACTAACTACACCCTGTCTCTGTG TACCAAGGAAGACAACAATTATGCCTGCTCCAACATGAAGAAGCAGGAAGATGTATTCTTCTTACAGTTCATTGATATACTCTCAAACAGAGATGTTTGCATGTACTCTGAGACGAAGAGAAGGGTCTGCAGGAGTCTGGTTGTAACTGACATTG TTAAGCCCGAGGTGCCATTCGCTATAAACATCACATATGAAAGGGAGGCAAATGAATATCTTATTCGTTACTGTACACCACACTCAAGGAAGAAATACTTAAAGGACAAATTAGTGCACCAAGTAGCCTATCGGCAGAAAGAAGGTACTTGGAAG aCAATAGAGTCACCATACCTTCAGATAAAATTGCTGGGGAAAAACCTTGAAAATGAAGCATCGTATGAAGTGAAAGTACGTTCTCAGCCCAATGGAGATTATTTTAAGGGCACATGGAGTGAATGGAGCACTTCCACGAGCTTCAAAACAGCAAGAGAGCAGCACTCCTCAGAAAGCT aCAGCAGTGTGGTCATGGTTATACTCTCCATCCTGGGATTCATGCTGTCCGTTGTTATGATTGCACTGATCGCAGTTTTTTGGGAAAACAG GATCAAGCCTGCTGTATGGCCAAACCTTCCTGACCATAAAAAAACGCTGGAGCAACTATGCAAGAAGCCAAAAAAC AATTTTGATATAAGCTTTAACCCAGAGAGTTTTGGTTATGTTCATATCCATAAAGTGGATGGCCTTTGGGCAAAAGCTGAACTGGAAAATTTTCTGCAGCCATCAACTGCTCCAGAGACAAGCCTTCCAGAAAAATTCAGGGGTGGATCAGACCTGAAGACAATCCCTGCGACAGCAGACAGAAACAACCTAAACCTGCCGGTGTCTTACGAAGGAGTCTGGCCAGCTGAAGCCCTGCACAGGCTCCTGGGCCCCAGCCAGTTTGCAGTCACcgagggcagctgcagctccagcacctaTGAGGTTTGCCACGGCAACAGGGTGCCCCTGCACAACGATGGTTTCAACATTTCCTCCACTTGTCCCCTGGATCCTTCCAGACAGCCCCATCAAGAGCCCCTCAACGAGGACACCCGATCCCAGATGCTGCCTCACAGTGACATAAGATCACCAAACAATGAGGAAGCCTATGTCACAATGTCCAACTTCTACAAAATTCAGTAA